From Xenopus tropicalis strain Nigerian chromosome 3, UCB_Xtro_10.0, whole genome shotgun sequence, the proteins below share one genomic window:
- the LOC116409593 gene encoding olfactory receptor 11A1-like, with protein sequence MIIQNLTVSEFHLVAFQDLQQFRFIFFGTILMLYLVTLTGNLIIIYLVSTSPRLKSPMYFFLSQLSLCDILLTTNIVPNLLNNVLTTRDTISVDSCLTQFYFFGVSIVTECLLLTVMSFDRYMAICNPLHYHSIMNFKLCLHLVLWPWIISFVLSLNITLLLKQIHFCSNNVIDHFFCDFAPLVELSCSDTSLVEMEDLVICLIISFFPFAFIVLTYTQIVFAIIKIPSTSGRHKAFSTCSSHLTVVSMYYGTIIAIYVSPSRGSLKDMTKLLSLIYTVMTPLFNPVIYSLRNQEIRDALGKIIKPRLKGCRT encoded by the coding sequence ATGATTATCCAGAACCTGACAGTTTCAGAATTCCACTTGGTGGCATTTCAGGACCTCCAGCAATTCAGGTTTATTTTCTTTGGTACCATTCTAATGCTCTACCTGGTGACTTTAACTGGAAACCTTATCATTATCTACCTGGTCTCCACAAGTCCACGTCTTAAGTCCCCAATGTATTTCTTTCTCTCGCAACTATCCTTGTGTGACATTCTCCTCACCACAAATATTGTCCCAAACTTGCTGAATAACGTATTGACAACAAGAGACACCATTTCAGTCGATAGCTGCCTGACTCAGTTTTATTTCTTCGGCGTCTCTATAGTTACAGAATGTTTACTACTCACTGTCATGTCTTTTGACCGATACATGGCCATTTGCAACCCACTTCACTACCATTCCATCATGAACTTTAAGCTTTGTCTGCACCTTGTTCTTTGGCCTTGGATAATAAGTTTTGTGTTGTCCCTGAACATAACACTTTTACTAAAACAGATTCATTTTTGCAGCAACAACGTCATtgaccatttcttctgtgattttgCTCCCCTTGTTGAACTTTCTTGTTCAGACACCTCTTTAGTGGAAATGGAAGACTTGGTGATATGTTTAATTATAAGTTTCTTtccatttgctttcattgttttgaCTTATACACAGATAGTTTTTGCTATCATAAAGATACCCTCCACTAGTGggagacacaaagccttctccacctgtagcTCTCATCTAACTGTGGTATCAATGTATTATGGAACAATAATAGCCATTTATGTGAGTCCATCTAGGGGATCATTGAAGGATATGACCAAACTCTTATCTTTGATTTACACAGTAATGACTCCATTATTTAATCCAGTCATTTACAGTCTTAGGAACCAGGAGATCCGGGATGCTCTGGGCAAAATAATTAAACCAAGGCTAAAGGGTTGCAGAACTTAA
- the LOC100492458 gene encoding olfactory receptor 11L1-like — MSAQNLTLSEFRLVGFQNLQEFKFIFFSTILIFYFMTLTGNLTIILLILTIERLKTPMYYFLSHLSLCDILLTTNIVPKLLNIVLTTKDSISITGCLTQFYFFGVSTVTECFLLTVMSFDRYLAICNPLRYHSIMSFKLRLHLVFWTWMLSFVFSLNITLLLNQLDFCDNNEIDHFFCDFEPILELSCSDTYIVKMEDFVLCVPISLFPFVFIVGTYTRIVLAIMKIPSTTGRHKAFSTCSSHLAVVFMYYGTIIVIYIVPSRGSLKHISKLLSLLYTVMTPLFNPIIYSLRNQEIRDAVGKFIKPKLSGFSILGH, encoded by the coding sequence ATGAGTGCACAAAATCTGACCCTCTCTGAATTTCGTTTGGTGGGATTTCAAAATCTTCAGGAATTCAAGTTTATTTTCTTCAGCACAATCCTAATATTCTATTTCATGACTCTAACTGGTAACCTTACCATCATCTTGTTGATATTGACCATTGAGCGTCTCAAGACCCCTATGTACTATTTCCTTTCCCATCTCTCCCTGTGTGACATCCTTCTCACTACAAACATTGTCCCTAAATTGCTCAACATTGTACTGACGACAAAAGACTCCATATCTATTACTGGGTGCCtcacacagttttatttttttggtgtgtcTACAGTTACAGAGTGTTTCCTACTTACAGTCATGTCGTTTGATCGATACCTGGCCATCTGTAACCCTTTGCGCTACCATTCCATCATGAGCTTCAAGCTTCGCCTTCACCTCGTTTTCTGGACATGGATGTTAAGTTTTGTCTTTTCACTGAATATAACCCTTTTATTGAACCAGCTTGATTTTTGCGATAACAATGAAAttgaccattttttctgtgattttgaacCCATTTTGGAACTCTCTTGCTCAGACACCTATATTGTGAAAATGGAAGACTTTGTATTATGCGTGCCAATAAGTCTCTTTCCATTTGTGTTCATTGTTGGGACATATACACGCATTGTCCTTGCTATCATGAAAATACCATCAACAACTGGAAGACATAAGGCTTTCTCCACCTGTAGCTCTCACCTGGCCGTAGTGTTCATGTATTATGGGACAATAATTGTTATTTATATTGTTCCATCCAGAGGTTCACTAAAGCACATCAGCAAGCTCCTCTCTTTGCTTTACACCGTGATGACCCCATTATTTAATCCAATTATATACAGCCTTAGGAACCAGGAGATTCGAGATGCTGTGGGGAAATTTATCAAGCCAAAATTGTCAGGTTTCAGTATTTTGGGTCACTGA
- the LOC101734361 gene encoding olfactory receptor 1468-like produces MILMFYVMTLTGNLTIILLILTIERLKTPMYYFLSHLSLCDILLTTNIVPKLLDIVLTTKDSISITGCLTQFYFFGVSTVTECFLLTAMSFDRYLAICNPLRYHSIMSFKLHLHLVLWTWMFSFIVSLNLTLLLNQLDFCRNNEIDHFFCDFEPILELSCSDTYIVKMEDFVLGVPISLFPFVFIVGTYTRIVLAIMKITSTSGRHKAFSTCSSHLAVVFMYYGTIIAIYILPSRGSLKHISKLLSLLYTVMTPLFNPVIYSLRNQEIRDALGRFFKPKMSSFSIYGH; encoded by the coding sequence ATGATCCTAATGTTCTACGTCATGACTCTAACTGGTAATCTTACCATCATCTTGTTGATATTGACCATTGAGCGTCTCAAGACCCCTATGTACTATTTCCTTTCCCATCTCTCCCTGTGTGACATCCTTCTCACTACAAACATTGTCCCTAAATTGCTCGACATTGTACTGACGACAAAAGACTCCATATCTATTACTGGGTGCCtcacacagttttatttttttggtgtgtcTACAGTTACAGAGTGTTTCCTACTTACAGCCATGTCGTTTGATCGATACCTGGCCATCTGTAACCCTTTGCGCTACCATTCCATCATGAGCTTCAAGCTTCACCTTCACCTTGTTCTCTGGACATGGATGTTTAGTTTTATTGTTTCGCTGAATTTAACCCTTTTATTGAACCAGCTTGATTTCTGCAGGAACAATGAAAttgaccattttttctgtgattttgaacCCATTCTGGAACTCTCTTGCTCAGACACCTATATTGTGAAAATGGAAGACTTTGTGTTGGGTGTGCCAATAAGTCTCTTTCCCTTTGTGTTCATTGTTGGGACATATACACGCATTGTCCTTGCTATCATGAAAATAACATCTACAAGTGGAAGACATAAGGCTTTCTCCACCTGTAGCTCTCACCTGGCCGTAGTGTTCATGTATTATGGGACAATTATTGCTATTTACATTCTTCCATCCAGAGGTTCCCTAAAGCACATCAGCAAGCTCCTCTCTTTGCTTTACACCGTGATGACCCCATTATTTAATCCAGTTATATACAGCCTTAGGAACCAGGAGATTCGAGATGCTTTGGGGAGATTTTTCAAGCCAAAAATGTCAAGTTTCAGTATTTACGGTCATTGA